From Quercus lobata isolate SW786 chromosome 1, ValleyOak3.0 Primary Assembly, whole genome shotgun sequence, one genomic window encodes:
- the LOC115994985 gene encoding transcription factor MYB8-like: MGRRPRCTKEEMNNGPWTAEEDKMLTDYIKIHGERKWCNVARKAGLKRCGNSCRLRWLNYLRPDIKRGNISPDEEDLIIRLHRLLGNRWSLIAGRLPGRTDNEIKNYWNTVLRRKLINGKQHMQNTILRPSNEITSSTTSVSNGAKTNAVKCKKIFETSQTHELETFGSNALEEPSKEVCFVNDNVLNESKSTEDCSQNFSSSFNYMDELLMSGVSGSDFWKLCMFYDNTVAGCNNGSTNDLLDKHLP; encoded by the exons ATGGGTAGGCGTCCTCGCTGCACTAAGGAGGAAATGAATAATGGACCTTGGACCGCTGAAGAGGACAAAATGCTCACAGATTACATCAAAATCCATGGAGAAAGAAAATGGTGCAATGTTGCAAGGAAAGCAG GTCTTAAGAGGTGTGGAAATAGCTGCAGGCTTCGGTGGCTGAATTATCTGAGGCCTGATATCAAGAGGGGTAACATATCACCTGATGAAGAGGACCTCATTATTAGGCTTCACAGGCTCTTGGGCAATAG ATGGTCTCTTATAGCTGGGAGGTTGCCGGGCCGAACAGACAATGAAATCAAGAACTATTGGAACACTGTCCTAAGAAGGAAACTGATCAATGGGAAACAACATATGCAAAACACAATTCTTAGACCTTCCAATGAGATCACATCCTCAACCACTAGTGTGTCCAATGGGGCTAAGACCAACGCAGTGAAGTGTAAAAAGATCTTTGAAACCTCACAGACGCACGAACTTGAAACTTTTGGTAGTAATGCTCTTGAAGAACCTTCTAAGGAAGTATGCTTTGTGAATGATAATGTTCTAAATGAATCAAAATCCACAGAGGATTGCTCACAAAACTTTTCATCGAGCTTTAATTACATGGATGAGCTTTTGATGTCTGGTGTTTCTGGTTCCGACTTCTGGAAGTTATGCATGTTTTATGATAATACTGTAGCAGGGTGTAACAATGGTAGCACCAATGATCTCTTGGACAAGCATCTTCCATAG
- the LOC115986618 gene encoding uncharacterized protein LOC115986618, whose protein sequence is MENEDRYLHASKPKFECLLFDLDDTLYPLSSGLSVQVTKNIQEYMLLKLGIEEKKVPELCFSLYKDYGTTMAGLRAVGYNFDYDDFHGFVHGRLPYNLLKPDPVLRGLLLSLPIRKVVFTNSDMAHTARVLSRLGLEDCFERIICFETLNPTNKENVPVEEDDTELGVPRSSTISGTNEYMSEPNDSSVLPRTPVICKPFEESFEEVFKIANINPQRTVFFDDSIRNLQTAKRLDLHTVMVGSSQRIEGVDHALESIHNIREALPELWEAEGKSENIAYSGKVAIETYVKA, encoded by the exons ATGGAAAATGAGGATCGGTACCTACATGCTTCTAAGCCAAAATTTGAGTGTCTTCTATTCG ATCTGGATGACACCCTTTACCCTCTTAGTTCTGGTTTGTCGGTACAAGTCACCAAGAATATTCAAG AATATATGCTTCTGAAACTTGGCATAGAGGAGAAAAAGGTTCCTGAATTATGTTTTTCGTTGTACAAGGATTATGGTACAACGATGGCTGGTCTCAGG gcTGTTGGATATAACTTTGATTATGATGACTTCCATGG TTTTGTTCATGGAAGATTGCCCTACAATTTGCTAAAACCTGACCCTGTACTGAGGGGTCTTTTGCTTAGCCTGCCTATTCGGAAAGTT GTCTTTACAAATTCAGATATGGCCCATACTGCTAGAGTGCTTAGCAGGCTCGGATTGGAGGACTGCTTTGAAAGGATTATATGCTTTGAAACTCTGAATCCAACCAACAAAGAGAATGTTCCTGTGGAAGAGGATGACACAGAATTGGGGGTCCCAAGATCAAGTACCATTTCAGGGACAAATGAGTATATGAGTGAACCTAATGATAGTTCGGTACTTCCCAGGACCCCAGTTATTTGCAAACCATTTGAAGAGTCATTTGAAGAAGTTTTCAAGATAGCCAATATCAACCCTCAAAGAACA GTGTTCTTTGATGATAGTATTCGTAATTTACAGACTGCGAAGCGTTTGGACCTTCACACTGTGATG GTGGGCAGTTCTCAGCGCATTGAAGGCGTGGATCATGCACTGGAGAGCATACATAATATCAGGGAAGCACTGCCAGAGCTCTGGGAAGCTGAAGGGAAGTCTGAAAACATTGCGTATTCAGGAAAGGTTGCAATTGAGACATATGTGAAGGCTTAG